In Scylla paramamosain isolate STU-SP2022 chromosome 19, ASM3559412v1, whole genome shotgun sequence, a single genomic region encodes these proteins:
- the LOC135109932 gene encoding glutamate carboxypeptidase 2-like: MDVALNGTAPEDVYPNSWWLPGSGMQRGTTFMGDGDPLTPGWPSTEHAYRLKEEEADLPTIPCQPIGYDDAKVILEKMGGRVAPEGWRGGLKNVAYNLGPELIGDYKLRLVTHNYIKRQRSFNVISTVKGSVEPDRYVLIGNHRDAWGYGASDPSSGTAQLIETARVVGVLLGQGWRPRRTLVFCSWGAEEYGLIGSTEWVEEHLTKLQQRAVVYINADTCTRGTMFELKASPLTWQAITRLTKLMPAVKQEGSLYREWMEYHEYWNRTEPKISTLGSGSDYAPFAFYAGIPSLMMTFTTDKRKYDVFFPYYHTGYETFYMLDKIVDPGFKITQGCSRIVGLALRYFADSHLLPFHLPQLPLTVKESLEGVKKDYHETLLSIYPKFSLLEEAVDDLTDAAQLFDATLKERVKDMDPVTLRAVNDQVMKIEQLFLLPAGLPGRPDSRHAVFAPSQFNNYAAAGFPGLLDLLYKIDTLQGQERADREEAIKKHVSQLTILMHAAAKFLKDLHLI; encoded by the exons ATGGACGTGGCTCTCAACGGCACGGCTCCTGAAGACGTGTACCCGAATTCCTGGTGGCTTCCCGGCTCAGGCATGCAGCGAGGCACTACCTTCATGGGGGACGGCGACCCTCTCACACCTGGTTGGCCCTCCACAG AGCATGCCTAcagactgaaggaagaggaggctgaCTTACCCACAATTCCCTGTCAACCGATCGGCTATGATGACGCAAAAGTTATCCTTGA AAAGATGGGTGGGAGGGTGGCGCCTGAGGGGTGGCGGGGCGGACTGAAGAACGTGGCGTACAACCTTGGACCTGAGTTGATTGGTGACTACAAGCTGCGCCTCGTCACACACAACTACATCAAGCGTCAGAGATCTTTCAATGTCATAAGCACCGTCAAGGGCAGCGTGGAGCCTG ACCGCTACGTGCTGATCGGCAACCACCGGGACGCGTGGGGTTACGGAGCGTCAGACCCGTCCAGCGGCACCGCGCAGCTCATCGAGACGGCTAGAGTGGTGGGCGTGCTGCTGGGTCAAG GCTGGAGGCCGCGCCGCACCCTCGTGTTCTGCTCGTGGGGAGCTGAGGAGTATGGTCTGATAGGCTCGACGGAGTGGGTGGAG GAACACCTCACCAAGCTACAGCAGCGCGCGGTGGTTTACATCAACGCCGACACTTGCACACGCGGCACGATGTTCGAGCTCAAGGCAAGCCCGCTCACCTGGCAGGCCATCACCAGGCTGACGAAGCTG ATGCCCGCCGTGAAACAGGAAGGGAGTCTGTACCGGGAGTGGATGGAGTACCACGAATATTGGAACCGAACGGAGCCCAA GATATCGACTCTGGGCTCCGGCAGTGACTATGCGCCCTTCGCCTTCTACGCCGGCATTCCCTCCCTCATGATGACCTTCACGACTGACAAA CGGAAATACgacgttttctttccctattaCCACACGGGATATGAAACTTTCTACATGCTGGATAAGATCGTGGACCCAGGCTTCAAGATTACCCAAGGATGCAGCAGGATAGTTGGTCTTGCTCTCAGGTACTTCGCTGACTCCCACCTGCTGCCCTTCCACCTCCCGCAGCTGCCCCTCACCGTGAAGGAAAGCCTGGAGGGGGTGAAGAAGGACTACCATGAAAcccttctctccatttatcCAAAGTTTT CACTGCTAGAGGAGGCTGTAGACGACCTAACGGATGCAGCTCAACTGTTTGACGCCACGCtcaaggaaagagtgaaggacatgga CCCCGTCACCCTGCGCGCTGTCAATGATCAGGTGATGAAGATTGAGCAGCTTTTCCTACTCCCTGCTGGTCTCCCCGGCAGACCCGACAGCAG ACACGCAGTTTTCGCGCCCAGCCAGTTCAACAACTACGCCGCGGCAGGGTTCCCGGGGCTCCTGGATCTGCTGTACAAGATTGACACGTTGCAGGGGCAGGAGCGGGCCGACAGGGAGGAGGCCATCAAGAAGCACGTCTCACAGCTTACTATTCTTATGCACGCCGCTGCCAAGTTTCTCAAAGACCTTCACTTGATATAG